In Opitutaceae bacterium TAV5, one genomic interval encodes:
- a CDS encoding autotransporter codes for MPSSRHSASIAVSGLFVLASIIAPLVVAPCASARTWTGAGGNSDWSTSANWEGNLTPANDGTADIRFDATTPASSASARVDVPWSINRLSFTGADATPAITLAAATGASITLQSTASGTGAAIFNDTTATQTIQANLILGATAANSSHYINAQAGTLDITGNIALSSNRIVLAGAGNVNLSGVISGNGATTGAIVLDAGFTGIATLSGNNTFSRQVSVREGTLVVKSNAPDNAAGALGQSTRAVELGNPTGVRDSALLVDGAHEIGRTIQIKSTTGAGRVTLGGNTADASVFSGDITLGDAGAAGRALHLMAVAGGTVTFSGNLLTGTTTGATDAVTKTGAGTVIFTGTGSTYAGATTVSEGVLLINAAFASAGAAITVAADARLGGSGLINRAVHVQQNGILIAGTGSPGETLAIDSDLTLASGSIIALALGEAGEHSTLARQGGVWLFDAGQSFLVTDLGAQAGLYTGIVTGLTADTDVSGWTIRNAGWAGQFVNNSGAIDLILTRTSIPEPCTATLFLALGTLTIGLFIRSRRTHK; via the coding sequence ATGCCCTCCTCGCGACACTCCGCCAGTATCGCAGTTTCCGGTCTCTTCGTCCTGGCCAGCATCATCGCCCCCCTCGTAGTGGCACCCTGCGCTTCTGCCCGGACATGGACAGGCGCCGGTGGCAACAGCGACTGGTCCACATCCGCCAACTGGGAAGGCAACCTCACCCCGGCCAACGACGGCACTGCCGACATTCGTTTCGATGCCACCACGCCCGCCTCATCTGCCAGCGCCCGCGTGGATGTGCCCTGGAGCATCAACAGGCTTTCATTCACCGGCGCCGACGCCACTCCCGCGATTACTCTTGCCGCCGCAACCGGTGCGTCGATCACGCTCCAGTCAACCGCATCAGGAACCGGTGCTGCGATTTTCAATGACACCACGGCCACGCAAACAATCCAGGCCAACCTCATCCTCGGCGCTACCGCTGCCAACAGCTCCCACTACATCAACGCCCAGGCCGGTACCCTGGATATCACCGGCAACATTGCGCTTTCCAGCAACCGCATCGTTCTCGCCGGCGCAGGCAACGTAAACCTCTCCGGGGTCATCAGCGGCAACGGTGCGACCACCGGTGCGATCGTTCTTGATGCCGGCTTTACCGGCATCGCCACGCTTTCCGGCAACAACACCTTCAGCCGACAGGTCTCCGTGCGCGAAGGCACCCTTGTCGTCAAAAGCAATGCCCCCGACAACGCCGCCGGAGCGCTCGGCCAATCCACGCGCGCCGTTGAACTCGGCAACCCCACCGGCGTCCGGGACTCCGCTCTCCTTGTCGACGGTGCCCATGAGATTGGCCGCACCATCCAGATCAAAAGCACGACCGGCGCAGGTCGCGTGACGCTCGGAGGCAACACCGCCGACGCCTCCGTCTTTTCCGGTGACATCACCCTTGGCGACGCGGGTGCAGCCGGTCGGGCCCTGCACCTCATGGCCGTCGCCGGAGGCACCGTTACCTTTTCGGGCAATCTCCTCACCGGCACCACCACCGGAGCCACCGATGCCGTCACCAAAACCGGCGCAGGCACCGTCATTTTCACCGGTACAGGCAGCACCTATGCCGGCGCCACCACCGTCAGCGAAGGCGTGCTTCTCATAAACGCCGCTTTCGCTTCCGCCGGCGCGGCGATCACCGTCGCGGCCGACGCCCGCCTCGGCGGCAGTGGCCTTATCAACCGTGCCGTCCACGTTCAGCAAAACGGTATCCTGATAGCCGGTACAGGCAGTCCCGGTGAAACCTTGGCCATCGACAGCGATCTCACCCTCGCCTCCGGCTCCATCATCGCCCTCGCGCTCGGAGAGGCTGGCGAACATTCCACGCTTGCCCGTCAGGGGGGCGTATGGCTGTTCGACGCCGGCCAGTCCTTTCTCGTCACCGACCTCGGCGCGCAGGCCGGCCTTTACACCGGCATCGTTACCGGGCTCACCGCCGACACCGACGTTAGCGGATGGACGATCCGCAACGCCGGCTGGGCCGGACAATTCGTCAACAATTCAGGAGCCATCGACCTCATCCTCACCCGGACCAGCATCCCCGAACCGTGCACCGCGACCCTGTTCCTTGCGCTTGGCACCTTGACCATCGGCCTCTTCATTCGGTCCCGTCGTACACACAAATGA
- a CDS encoding sodium:sulfate symporter, whose translation MKIKTSYGLSWLPLLVILTVGLVLWRLGPPTGLSIHAWHSAVIFVATIIAIVANILPIGAIGIISITIFALTYAAGDKTADGAIVTALSELNSSLIWLIVVAFMIARGFIKTGLGRRLALMLIRLLGKRTLGLVYGLAFADLLLAPAMPSNTARCGGVIYPIADSLARSFDSHPDNASRSKIGTFLIVCIGNVNDITSALFMTAYTGNLLAVKLAADVGVHLSWFGWFLAALLPCLVSLIVVPPCVYFLVRPEIKKTPDAPKFADAELTKMGPLSTSEWLMVVTVLLLLVLWIFGSFLGVDPTTASFVGLSFLLLTGVLTWEDIKSEKGAWDTLVWFAALLMMANKLKDLGFTTWFGNVIGSNIGHLMAGTHWIWVLLLLNAAYMYTHYFFASGNAQIAALYAVFLAVGLQLGIPAVPMAFMLAFTSSFYCSLTQYTHARGPILFGAGYVPTNVWWRTGFVISVINQVIFMGVGLAWWRVLGLY comes from the coding sequence GTGAAAATCAAAACATCCTATGGTCTGAGCTGGCTGCCGCTGCTGGTTATTTTGACGGTTGGCTTGGTGCTGTGGCGGCTTGGCCCGCCCACCGGGCTAAGTATTCATGCCTGGCATTCAGCGGTAATATTCGTCGCCACCATTATCGCCATTGTGGCTAACATCTTGCCCATTGGCGCCATAGGCATTATCAGCATCACGATTTTTGCGTTGACCTATGCCGCCGGTGACAAGACCGCCGACGGCGCCATTGTCACCGCGCTCAGCGAACTTAACAGTTCGCTGATTTGGCTTATCGTCGTGGCCTTTATGATAGCGCGCGGTTTTATCAAAACCGGCCTTGGGCGCCGGCTGGCGCTGATGCTGATCCGGCTGCTGGGAAAGCGCACCCTCGGCCTGGTGTATGGCCTGGCGTTCGCCGATTTGCTGCTGGCGCCGGCGATGCCGAGCAATACCGCGCGCTGCGGCGGGGTGATTTACCCTATCGCCGATTCCCTGGCGCGCAGCTTTGATTCCCATCCCGATAACGCTTCCCGCAGTAAAATCGGCACCTTCCTGATTGTCTGTATCGGCAACGTCAATGATATTACCTCCGCGCTGTTTATGACCGCCTATACCGGCAACCTGTTGGCGGTGAAGCTGGCGGCCGACGTCGGCGTCCACCTCTCCTGGTTCGGATGGTTTCTCGCCGCGCTGCTTCCCTGCCTGGTGTCGCTTATCGTGGTGCCGCCCTGTGTTTATTTCCTGGTGCGACCGGAGATAAAAAAGACCCCGGACGCGCCTAAGTTCGCCGACGCCGAACTGACGAAAATGGGTCCGCTGAGCACATCGGAGTGGCTGATGGTGGTCACGGTATTGCTGCTGCTGGTGCTGTGGATTTTTGGCTCATTCCTGGGCGTCGATCCCACCACCGCATCGTTTGTCGGCCTGTCGTTCTTATTGCTGACCGGCGTATTGACCTGGGAAGATATCAAAAGCGAAAAGGGCGCCTGGGACACCCTGGTGTGGTTCGCCGCGTTGCTGATGATGGCCAACAAACTGAAAGACCTGGGCTTCACCACCTGGTTCGGCAATGTCATCGGCTCGAATATCGGCCACTTGATGGCCGGCACCCATTGGATATGGGTGCTGCTGCTGCTAAACGCCGCCTATATGTACACCCATTACTTTTTCGCCAGCGGCAACGCGCAGATCGCCGCACTGTATGCGGTATTCCTGGCAGTCGGCCTTCAGTTGGGCATCCCGGCGGTACCAATGGCCTTTATGCTGGCCTTTACCAGCAGCTTCTACTGCTCGCTGACCCAATATACCCACGCGCGCGGCCCGATCCTGTTCGGCGCCGGGTACGTGCCCACCAACGTCTGGTGGCGAACCGGATTTGTCATCAGCGTAATCAATCAGGTGATTTTTATGGGGGTGGGCCTGGCCTGGTGGCGGGTGTTGGGGTTGTATTGA
- a CDS encoding transcriptional regulator, with product MIPATDPFQQALGQHLPARSGAGKLRCRSLLALLVSAQKIRSFLRHCLLRQQLTECGFRLLAVLAAHGDRQPLNPTRIASLASMWPPTVTEALSRLEMSGLVSRERDPLDRRQISIRLTPDRGERGQAVVC from the coding sequence ATGATTCCTGCCACCGATCCGTTCCAGCAAGCCCTTGGCCAACATCTCCCCGCGCGCTCGGGGGCCGGCAAACTTCGCTGCCGCTCGTTGCTCGCGCTGCTCGTCTCTGCCCAGAAAATCCGCTCCTTTCTCCGGCATTGCCTCTTGCGCCAGCAACTGACCGAGTGCGGCTTCAGGCTGCTGGCCGTGCTGGCGGCGCATGGCGACAGGCAGCCGCTGAATCCGACGCGTATCGCCAGCCTCGCTTCCATGTGGCCGCCCACGGTCACCGAAGCTCTCTCCCGGCTCGAGATGTCGGGGCTGGTCAGCCGCGAGCGCGACCCTCTCGACCGGCGCCAGATTTCCATCCGGCTCACGCCCGACAGAGGCGAACGGGGTCAGGCCGTTGTTTGCTGA
- a CDS encoding LysR family transcriptional regulator: protein MELRHLRYFIAVAEELNFRRAADRLHVSPPTLSEQIRDLEDALGSRLLERDTARVRLTGPGEVALERARRVLEATESLTTATREAAGGKRGVLRIGNTSKIGHMFLPACLNLFREKYPEVEIVLAETGMAEQEISRNNGNIQLAFRITKGTDELTMPGIRQLVVYRQPLGMISNSSHRLARCRRVSLDDVFGERLLAIELPGNPSHAKSLTEIFHARGFRKFSMQKVNSYEAFIALIAGGQGVSLVPKGTHRIASHNLAWRPLREDGDDLVTRMAAIWHEKENSPLVANFISVIKDWMHDQNVRSDRRRKRTGRAGTNRQGRVVVR from the coding sequence ATGGAATTGCGACATCTCCGGTACTTCATCGCGGTGGCCGAGGAGCTGAATTTCCGCCGGGCGGCCGACAGGCTTCACGTCTCGCCTCCGACGCTCAGCGAACAGATCAGGGATCTGGAAGACGCCCTCGGTTCCCGCCTGCTGGAGCGCGACACCGCGCGCGTGCGACTCACCGGCCCGGGAGAAGTGGCGCTGGAAAGAGCGCGACGGGTGCTTGAAGCGACGGAGTCGCTGACGACGGCCACTCGCGAGGCGGCCGGGGGCAAACGCGGGGTGCTGCGTATCGGCAACACCTCGAAAATAGGTCACATGTTCCTGCCCGCCTGCCTGAACCTGTTTCGGGAAAAATATCCGGAGGTCGAGATTGTCCTGGCCGAAACCGGCATGGCCGAGCAGGAAATCTCGCGAAACAACGGCAACATCCAGCTCGCGTTCAGGATCACCAAGGGGACGGACGAACTGACCATGCCGGGGATACGGCAACTGGTCGTGTACCGCCAGCCCCTGGGCATGATCTCGAACTCGAGCCACCGGCTGGCCCGATGCCGGCGGGTCTCGCTCGACGATGTGTTCGGCGAACGGCTGCTTGCGATCGAGCTACCGGGAAACCCAAGCCATGCGAAATCCCTCACGGAAATTTTCCACGCCCGCGGATTCCGGAAATTTTCCATGCAAAAAGTGAACAGTTACGAGGCGTTCATCGCCCTGATCGCCGGCGGTCAGGGCGTATCCCTGGTCCCCAAAGGCACTCATCGGATTGCCTCGCACAATCTGGCGTGGAGGCCGCTCAGGGAAGATGGGGACGATCTGGTCACGCGCATGGCCGCCATCTGGCACGAGAAGGAGAATTCCCCGCTCGTCGCCAATTTCATATCTGTCATAAAGGATTGGATGCATGATCAGAATGTCCGGTCGGACAGACGCCGCAAGCGGACCGGACGGGCAGGCACAAACAGACAAGGTCGGGTTGTTGTTCGCTGA
- a CDS encoding calcineurin phosphoesterase — translation MCFFPAMLPSCWPGFLALCCLAAPAGAASFRVGGVVFDDRNANGLRDAGEPGLAGVGVSDGVTVALTGDDGRYELTVEPAAAGAEATVFVIKPRHWRPPVDARNLPRFHRRAAAADGGIDFPLTRREEPDAFRALVFADPQVDSLRQVDYLARSLVAGLEGARDFAFGVTLGDIVNDRPELFGPVNEVMGRVGIPWYNINGNHDLDPGAGDAGRASTRTFEATYGPATYAFHYGRALFVALDNVRPQGGPRVIGGLREDQFLFLENLLRATPRDELVVLMMHIPWFYPDPSRSETFRSADRARLFALLEDRPHHLWLSGHTHYQRHVFYGPADGWKGANPLHEYNVAAAGGSFWTGPLDAGGLPLATMWDGTPPGYAELTFDGVEVRADYRPARRPAESQIGLHAPAVARRGAGYVSFYANVFNGHDGWTVEARAGGRDWRPLLRVLAWDPAYAQLFLAQNETPAVPAEPRLPDPVICHHLWRGYLPADLPAGVHALEVRAIDPAGRTFTATREVRVAEPEP, via the coding sequence ATGTGCTTCTTCCCGGCCATGCTTCCGTCATGCTGGCCCGGGTTTCTCGCGTTGTGCTGCCTGGCTGCGCCGGCCGGCGCGGCGTCGTTCCGGGTCGGCGGCGTGGTGTTCGACGATCGCAACGCCAACGGCCTGCGCGACGCCGGCGAACCCGGACTGGCCGGCGTGGGCGTATCCGACGGCGTGACGGTCGCGCTCACGGGCGACGACGGACGCTACGAACTGACCGTGGAGCCGGCCGCCGCCGGCGCCGAGGCGACGGTTTTTGTCATCAAGCCTCGCCACTGGCGTCCGCCCGTCGATGCCCGCAACCTGCCCCGCTTCCACCGTCGCGCGGCCGCCGCCGACGGCGGGATCGATTTCCCGCTCACGCGCCGCGAGGAACCCGACGCCTTCCGCGCGCTCGTTTTCGCCGATCCGCAGGTCGATTCGCTCCGGCAGGTCGATTACCTGGCGCGCTCGCTCGTGGCCGGGCTGGAGGGCGCGCGGGACTTTGCCTTCGGCGTGACGCTGGGCGACATCGTCAACGACCGCCCCGAGCTTTTCGGGCCGGTCAACGAGGTCATGGGCCGCGTGGGCATTCCCTGGTACAACATCAACGGCAACCACGATCTCGACCCCGGTGCCGGCGATGCCGGGCGCGCCTCGACCCGGACCTTCGAGGCGACGTACGGGCCGGCGACCTACGCCTTCCACTACGGGCGCGCGCTCTTTGTCGCGCTCGACAACGTCCGTCCGCAAGGCGGCCCCCGCGTCATCGGCGGCCTGCGCGAGGATCAGTTTCTCTTCCTCGAAAACCTGCTGCGCGCCACCCCGCGCGACGAACTCGTCGTGCTGATGATGCACATCCCCTGGTTTTATCCGGACCCGTCCCGGTCCGAAACGTTTCGCTCCGCCGACCGCGCCCGGCTCTTTGCGCTGCTGGAAGACCGCCCGCACCATTTGTGGCTTTCGGGGCACACCCATTACCAGCGGCACGTGTTCTACGGTCCGGCCGACGGATGGAAGGGTGCGAATCCACTCCATGAATACAACGTGGCCGCCGCCGGCGGCTCTTTCTGGACGGGGCCGCTCGATGCCGGGGGCCTGCCGCTGGCCACGATGTGGGACGGCACCCCGCCCGGCTACGCCGAGCTGACGTTCGACGGCGTCGAGGTGCGCGCCGACTACCGCCCGGCGCGCCGGCCGGCGGAGAGCCAGATCGGCCTGCACGCGCCCGCCGTGGCCCGGCGGGGCGCCGGTTATGTCTCGTTTTACGCCAACGTCTTTAACGGGCACGACGGATGGACGGTCGAAGCGCGGGCAGGCGGGCGGGACTGGCGGCCGCTGCTCCGCGTGCTCGCGTGGGACCCCGCCTACGCGCAGCTTTTTCTCGCGCAGAACGAGACGCCGGCCGTCCCGGCCGAGCCGCGCCTGCCCGATCCGGTGATCTGCCATCACCTGTGGAGAGGCTACCTGCCCGCCGATCTCCCGGCGGGCGTGCATGCGTTGGAAGTCCGCGCCATCGATCCGGCGGGGCGGACCTTCACCGCCACGCGCGAGGTACGCGTGGCCGAACCGGAGCCATGA
- a CDS encoding membrane protein, translating into MNRTTTLLIPLGLVALLAVIVLFASVYTLDESEQAIVVQLGAPVGDPVTRPGLYFKKPFVQEVRRFDKRLISWRGDPNQIPTRGEQFISVDTTARWRIADPLLFLQRVQNEHGATMRLNDILDSVVRDHISSSDLIEIVRSRDWEVSKEDLKRAQAGKDDEETLLQKVSTGREEIVRSILKKAQELVPEYGIELVDIRIKRVDYVEAVQQRVFERMIAERQRIAEQFRSEGQGRAAEIDGDTQRLLAQVRSEAQRRGELIRGEADAEATRIYNEAFSTDPEFFAFFRTLESYSRSLGEKTTLMLGADSEYVRYLRSTERVTDE; encoded by the coding sequence ATGAACCGCACCACCACCTTGCTCATTCCACTCGGGCTTGTCGCGCTCCTCGCCGTCATCGTCCTCTTTGCCTCGGTTTACACCCTCGACGAATCCGAGCAGGCCATCGTCGTGCAACTCGGCGCCCCCGTGGGCGACCCGGTCACCCGGCCCGGCCTCTATTTCAAGAAACCCTTCGTCCAGGAAGTGCGCCGCTTCGACAAGCGCCTGATCTCCTGGCGCGGCGATCCCAACCAGATCCCGACCCGCGGCGAACAGTTCATCTCCGTGGACACCACCGCCCGCTGGCGCATTGCCGACCCGCTGCTCTTCCTGCAACGCGTGCAAAACGAGCACGGCGCGACGATGCGGCTCAACGACATTCTCGACTCTGTCGTGCGCGACCACATCTCCTCCAGCGACCTCATCGAGATTGTCCGGTCCAGGGACTGGGAGGTTTCCAAGGAGGATCTCAAGCGCGCCCAGGCCGGCAAGGACGACGAGGAGACTCTCCTGCAAAAGGTGTCCACCGGTCGTGAGGAGATCGTGCGCTCCATTCTCAAAAAAGCGCAGGAGCTGGTGCCGGAATATGGCATTGAGCTGGTCGACATCCGCATCAAGCGTGTGGACTACGTCGAGGCGGTGCAGCAGCGGGTGTTCGAGCGCATGATCGCCGAGCGCCAGCGCATCGCGGAACAATTCCGCTCCGAAGGCCAGGGCCGTGCCGCCGAGATCGATGGCGACACCCAGCGCCTGCTCGCGCAGGTGCGCTCCGAGGCGCAACGCCGGGGCGAACTGATCCGCGGCGAAGCCGACGCCGAGGCCACGCGCATTTACAATGAAGCCTTCAGCACGGACCCGGAGTTTTTTGCGTTCTTCCGCACCCTGGAAAGCTACAGCCGCTCGCTGGGGGAGAAAACCACGCTCATGCTCGGCGCCGATTCCGAATACGTGCGCTACCTCCGCAGCACGGAACGCGTGACCGACGAATAA
- a CDS encoding membrane protein translates to MANRPYPASEGSDNPLLDFVQRYGRRLFIVPVILVLLVAGLTGYYIVQPEEEAVVKRFGRVIAINQPGIHFKLPFGIDRVQPVPTARVLKEEFGFRSVGTDARTHYRKDQVHRVESLMLTGDLKVIDVEWVVQYRISDADKFLHRARDPRATLRDNSEAVMRRIVGNSLGSDVLTEKRVQVSAAARVELQALLDSFDIGVQITTIELQDVTPPELVKPAFNEVNQAEQERERLISEAEKRRNQVIPRAEGEARQIIAEAEGYRAERVNRARGEAGRFTSILAEYKQAPDITRRRLYLEMIDNVLPRAGQIYIMQEGHTPPVPLLNLTRETALPRPVQPAASKR, encoded by the coding sequence ATGGCAAACCGACCTTACCCGGCCTCGGAGGGCAGCGACAATCCGCTGCTCGACTTCGTGCAAAGATACGGACGACGACTCTTCATCGTTCCTGTCATCCTCGTCCTGCTGGTCGCCGGACTCACCGGCTACTACATCGTGCAGCCCGAGGAGGAAGCGGTCGTCAAACGCTTCGGCCGCGTCATCGCGATCAACCAGCCGGGCATTCACTTCAAGCTCCCCTTCGGCATCGACCGCGTCCAACCCGTCCCGACCGCCCGCGTCCTCAAGGAGGAGTTCGGCTTCCGCTCGGTCGGCACCGACGCCCGCACCCACTATCGCAAGGACCAAGTGCATCGCGTCGAGTCGCTCATGCTCACCGGCGACCTCAAGGTCATCGATGTCGAGTGGGTCGTCCAGTACCGCATCAGCGATGCCGACAAGTTCCTCCACCGCGCCCGCGATCCCCGCGCCACCCTGCGCGACAACTCCGAAGCCGTCATGCGCCGCATCGTGGGCAACAGCCTCGGCAGCGACGTGCTCACCGAAAAACGCGTCCAGGTCTCCGCCGCCGCCCGCGTCGAATTGCAGGCGCTCCTCGACAGCTTCGATATCGGCGTGCAGATCACCACGATCGAGTTGCAGGACGTCACCCCGCCCGAGCTCGTCAAGCCCGCCTTCAACGAGGTCAACCAGGCCGAGCAGGAGCGCGAACGCCTGATCAGCGAGGCGGAGAAACGCCGCAACCAGGTCATCCCGCGCGCCGAGGGCGAAGCCCGCCAGATCATCGCCGAAGCCGAGGGCTACCGGGCCGAGCGCGTCAACCGCGCCCGCGGCGAAGCCGGCCGCTTCACCTCCATCCTCGCCGAATACAAACAGGCGCCGGACATCACCCGCCGCCGGCTCTATCTCGAAATGATCGACAACGTCCTGCCTCGCGCCGGCCAGATCTACATCATGCAGGAAGGCCACACGCCGCCCGTACCCCTGCTCAACCTCACTCGCGAGACCGCCCTCCCCCGACCCGTCCAGCCCGCCGCCTCCAAACGATGA